The following are from one region of the Silene latifolia isolate original U9 population chromosome 9, ASM4854445v1, whole genome shotgun sequence genome:
- the LOC141602314 gene encoding uncharacterized protein LOC141602314, which produces MDIETQDKIRLSFARVMVELPMDQKLIEKVKFLDENGKVVYVNIEYEWRPISCTSCTGIRHDAAQCRKPKRRKANTQGPMAPVKPPQKKEWRPVEKPPIQSKEVVTPPTLTSDNFPPLSISRTTPIIKLTPVKQIIRLNRQEGMVGVRLSGKFSNYTFMDALNRNVVPQEQAVESGLFGLLETKLKPSTLLKRDTSICDGWSVSTNCSWHKGSQIWILWKPNLFDIQFLSYSAQHIHMLVHSRVDDKKFLLTMIYAFNGLYERVELWNTLKEIFAACCEPWLWLRDFNTVLFPIERLGGNTTDAEMEHFQDCVSICGIEDIPATGAMFTWSNKQELSDRVYSRLDRVMGNQEWLDGFATSLAHFHPEGLFDHCPCTIVDRNADIGGKKNFKYFNMWGLAPSFKDSVAMAWATVYRGTKMFSIVKKLKALKPILKNINRECFSDVENNTTIASMALEHIQKALADNPGDADLIQQEAALAHELRDLVSSRDSFLLQKAKVQWSL; this is translated from the exons ATGGATATTGAGACACAAGATAAGATTCGTCTGAGTTTTGCCAGAGTGATGGTTGAATTACCTATGGATCAAAAGCTCATTGAGAAAGTTAAGTTCTTAGATGAAAATGGGAAAGTGGTGTATGTTAACATAGAGTATGAATGGCGGCCTATATCTTGTACGAGTTGTACAGGGATTAGGCATGATGCTGCTCAGTGCAGGAAACCTAAGAGGAGGAAGGCTAACACTCAAGGTCCTATGGCTCCTGTTAAACCTCCCCAGAAAAAAGAATGGAGGCCTGTGGAGAAACCTCCAATCCAGTCTAAGGAAGTGGTAACTCCTCCTACTCTGACTTCTGATAATTTCCCTCCACTTTCTATCAGTAGGACTACTCCTATAATTAAGTTAACTCCAGTCAAGCAAATTATCAGGCTTAATAGACAAGAGGGTATGGTTGGGGTGAGATTATCAGGGAAGTTTAGTAACTACACATTTATGGATGCTCTAAATCGTAATGTTGTACCACAAGAGCAGGCTGTTGAGAGTG GGCTATTTGGTTTGCTTGAAACTAAACTGAAGCCTAGCACTTTGTTGAAAAGGGATACCTCTATTTGTGATGGTTGGAGTGTCTCCACTAACTGCAGTTGGCATAAGGGTAGTCAAATTTGGATATTGTGGAAGCCTAATCTATTTGATATTCAGTTTTTGTCTTATAGtgctcaacatattcatatgttGGTTCATTCTAGAGTTGATGATAAGAAATTCCTGCTTACTATGATTTATGCCTTTAATGGATTGTATGAGAGAGTTGAATTATGGAATACTCTCAAAGAAATTTTTGCTGCTTGTTGTGAACCTTGGCTTTGGCTTAGGGATTTCAACACTGTTTTGTTCCCTATTGAGAGGTTAGGAGGTAATACTACTGATGCTGAAATGGAGCATTTCCAAGACTGTGTTTCTATTTGTGGTATAGAGGATATCCCTGCCACTGGTGCCATGTTTACCTGGTCTAATAAACAGGAATTAAGTGATAGGGTATACAGTAGGCTGGATAGGGTAATGGGGAACCAGGAGTGGTTGGATGGTTTTGCCACTAGCCTTGCTCATTTTCACCCTGAGGGGCTGTTTGATCATTGTCCATGCACCATTGTGGACAGGAATGCTGATATTGGAGGGAAAAAGAATTTcaaatacttcaatatgtgggggcTTGCTCCTAGTTTTAAGGATTCTGTTGCTATGGCTTGGGCTACTGTCTACAGAGGGACTAAAATGTTTTCAATTGTTAAAAAACTCAAAGCTCTTAAGCCTATTCTAAAGAACATTAATAGAGAATGCTTTTCTGATGTTGAGAATAATACAACTATTGCAAGTATGGCTTTGGAGCATATCCAAAAAGCCTTAGCTGATAATCCTGGGGATGCTGATCTAATTCAGCAAGAAGCTGCTCTGGCTCATGAACTGAGAGATTTAGTATCTTCCAGGGACAGTTTTCTGCTTCAAAAAGCCAAGGTGCAGTGGTCCTTATAA